The nucleotide sequence CAATTGACTTACCGTAACTGAGAAGACAGGTGGGCTCCTGTATTTTATACTGAAATGTGGGGTAACAAATTTTATAAATAGAACAATATGCATCATACAACCGGAGAACAACTTTATGCATCTGTGCTTCAAGGCACTCCCAAAtcaggtacagtcatacctcaggttatgatAGCTGTGGGTTGCATTTTTTCGCGTTATGAACGCAGCAAAGCGCTCCGCGCGGTCTGCGCatacgcagaagcattctgtgcaggtcacgcatgtgcagaagcgcgatatcacCACTTGGTTTGCGGAgtttttggggtgcgaacagcaccccggaacggattgtgtccgcaacccgaggtaccactgtattttgtttcgaGCTGGTGCATTTTCCACCTATAAGAGGAATGTTGTGCTGTTCCTAACCATGGGTCTCTCTCTCCTAGGTATGCATCTGTTTTCAAAGGCTGCCTGACCTTGTACACTGGACGTGGAGGAGACTTGCAGAAAGTTGGAGAGTAAGGCCTGTATTTGGCTTATGCCAATGTTGCTTTTTTGGAATTGCAGGTTTGGTATATGGTTGgttcttgctgttttttttaagttcagaCACACAGCCATATTTCCACCAAAGGATAGTAATTGTTCCAGGGGCTATCACCATCATAAGTCAAGGAGGCAGCTTTCAAGATAGAAAAGACTGGTGACTACTTTGCATGCTGACTACACTATAATAAACAGTTCAGGCTACAGTTAGCAAATGTATTGAACATTGAGAGGCATTGCTTGCATAAGAATCTCTCCCTCCTGCCCTCCATAACTGTACTACATAACTGTActacattattttttaattaactcTGTAGGATAAAAAGCCCTCTGTGCGTTTCAAAAAGCATCCACTAATTTGTAATCTAAGGCAAACGCCACATCCTTCCTACCTCCGTTACAAATgattcccattccccccccccaggatgtttCTCTGAAAAGACCCACTGTTCCTGAGCTTTTATGCTCGAGTAATTATATGAGTAATATTGGTTGGTGTTGGTGGTGGCTTATAATTGTAGCTGGGGTCTTCAGGTTGTTCCCCCCACCTGCTGCTGCCTTTAACGGAAACTTTCTTGAGTGAGCTTGCACAGCTACTGCTACCCATTTctgaaattgtttttctttttcttttcaatagTATGGACATTAGATTACTCATAgccttgggggaaaaaatatgcaTGCTGTCAGGTTTTGATTTTGACAGCTTGAGATTTTATTTTACCTTCCCTCCTGCAGCCCCGGCTTCCCCGCTCTTATGAAAGTATATACTTCAATGTATATTGTCAAAGTTTGGGTTTGTTGATGTCTGGCATTAATCTAGGGCCAGGCCTAAATTATTACCACTAATTGGCATGTGGTTACCATCCATCACTGCCCATGTAGAGCTGCATGCATGTAGGGAGAGgaagaataataatattataataataatttattatttataccccgcccatctggctgggctcccccagccactctggacagacATTTGACAGCTGCGTTTTATCTGCTGCCTCTCCTGTTCCAGGTTTTGtatggtttactcagaagtgccAAATTTCAGTGAGCCAAACCCAGAATATGTCGCCCAGCAGtcacaaaacaaaaatgtgagTATCAGGATTCTTAACTAATGTTGGGGGATGAAATGAATTTTGAAGGAGGGGCTTCCTGAACCAATCACAAAGGGTGTTTATGCCTCCCTTTACCGCAGGGAAATGCATCACTCCAAATTCTCGTGGCCACCTACACTCAGTGCAGCTCTCCTCTATAAcccaatgtttatttttatactgtattGTGCTACGGGCAGCTGTTGCATTTCCTTGCCCTGAGAAAATGGAAGCTACGGTGGGTGTTAAGGATTATACGCCTTAATCTTTCAGGAAGCAAGCCCGTAAGGTCTCAGTCCGGAACCTGGGGGAATTTCTGTATCTTAAGAGCAGCGTGGAAAGCACAAATTTTACCCATCACAGTGAGGGCGTGAAGCTGCAAAGAGGAGGGTTTTTCCATTCGGTGTAACTCTTAATGGTACAGGGAGGTCTTCTCAGTTATGGATATGGCAATTCTTCTGGATTGCCTTACTGGATCTGACTCGAGAGTGAGTTATGATGACTGGGATACAATTGACTTCCTTAGCATGTAGATGCGCTTCCCCTCTCTCTCTAGGGTGCTTTCTAAGATCCACTTTGCCTAGATGAGTGTGGACACATTACAAGCCCTTTGGGGAGACGGTAACTGCTCTAGCCCTGCTTCCTCGTCCGCGAACCTCTGTTTTTCTGCACAATTGACTTATAAAAATTTTGCCTTTTCCTTCTATATATATTAATCTCAGGCCGTTTACACAtgatatgtttaaagcacatgcacCAACCCTCAAGAAtattgtagtttaagggtgctgtgagaggtaaactacagttcccaggattccttgggggaagtcatgtgctttaaatatatggtgtttaCACAGCTGTAGTTAGGTTTGATTTCAGCATACTTCTGTAaaccttcccccctctcctctgcccATGGCTGTTGTATCTGTGAAACTTctgtataaaaaaaaatcagtagacTTTTGCTTTTTTCGACAGACACAAAATGACAACGCAGCGCCCACAGCCTCCCAAACCACACCAGGGCCTTCCACGTCATCAGCAGGTAGGCAGCGAATGATCTTGCACTTTCTAGTACCATTGAGCAAAACTGATCCCTGCAGGTCATCACAAGTCATGCAAGTCAGGGTTTTGTGCTTCATGGTATTATTTAGCCTGGAAATGGCCAAATGGCCTGTCTTAAGGGTCAAATTGGACATGGCAATGGATTGTACCCAATGTGATATTACATGaatgttctgtcagtgcaaagaTTTATGCTTCTGCAATGGAATGTTATCCCCTTCTCTCCACCTCCTCCCCATTGTGCCTCCTAAATCTGTCCTAGGAGTTCCTCGAACCCACTGGGGCAAATTTGACGAGGGTGCAGGGCGCACACACTGGAACGTGGCCAGGGTGGGGAGCCACATTGCATAGACGAAACCCTTGCACTGACAGGTTTCGGCAGTTGAATACTGCCCATTAATAAATCTTCATGTTTAATGTACAGTTTTGGTTTTTCAATATTCAAATAGTATCATTAGAGTGGGGGAAGTTGCTAATAATTGCTGGAATCACAGCAAGCTGTGCAGGGGCAGGGATTTAACCCTTTCCTATTGCATCCCTAAGGAAAATCTTTCCTTTGAAGCTAatactcttttctttttaaattggcaactggtaatattaaattaaaaccaaaaccaggtatgttatttgtttattgaatcaaaacaaaataaaaaattaaaaaattctttccagtagcaccttagagaccaatgaaatttgttcttggtatgagctttcgtgtgcatgcacacttcttcagatactgaagaataAGTTACTTATTTATTGGATATTGAATCAGTTACTTGTTTATTGGATCAGTCCTATAGCTTCTAAAAACAGCATCTATCAGCAGAAACGTTCTGACCGTTTATTCTATCACAGTGTTGCAGAAAGGCTTCCCTtctctaaaatgaaataaatacttcgctctttctctcccttctgtaAACCTAGCAGTGAGAGCCGATCTATATAGCATTGTGTATTCCACACACTTGAATGCATCTAGCATTCAACTGAAAATGCCACATTTCCCATCTGCTAGCTACTTTAGTTCCTAAAACTACAAGTATAAGACTCTTTTTACTATATCCCAGCAGGAATACCAAATGGATTTGCTGGCTCCATCACTGTGAGTTCCAGTAAGATTTTtctgttctcctttcccttcccctccccttcttttagTCACTGACAACCAGAATGGCAACGGGTTGATCACCACTGGATCTGGCAGCTCCACCCACACACCTAGTGCCCCCTCTCACCCCACCAGCGGCCGCATCACCCGGAGCCAGCCCAACCACCAGAGCGGAAGCTCATCGGGGTCGTCTTCTAACCCAGTCAGCAATGGCAAAGAGACACGGCGAAGCAGCAAGAGATAACAAGCACAGGATTTGGGGTTGCTTTTCTGTCCCTTCCCTCCACTGCCTGCTGTGTTAACCTTTCTTTGCCTCCTGCTGATCAGCTTTAAGGCAGAGCAGCTGACACCGAGAAGAGACGGGTGGCCAGGCTATGGATGCAGAGACTCTGAATTGTACGAAACCAATTTGTATTTTAGCCACTGAAATGTCCTTTTAAACATGCGATGCCAAGTCCCGGGTGAGGGTCTTCGGTGAGTTTATGCTGATAATCCCAGGTCAAACTTGTTCTTTTCAGAATTCCTGGATAATCTCACTCTTTGCAGGAAATTAACATGTCTGCCTGACCATCCTTTAACCTGATGGCGTTTCATTGCTCCCTTTTAACTTCCCAGATGACATGTTCCTGTGCTACAGGCGCATGCGTCCTTGATTTTAACTCCCTTCAAGGGcggctggactccaattcccatcagtcccagccagtatggccaatagttgggatgatgggagttgtccatcAACATCCGaaagtccacaggttccccatctctggtttaaaactatttattgtggACCTGTGACAAAATCTATGAAGCTACTCTTGACCAAgtggctttttaaattattattgtgggCTAAATGACAGGTTGCGTTTCAATTTCCATAAGGCTCTTGGGTTTCATGGGATATTTTGTAAGGAGGAGGCATACCCAGACAAACAAACAGAATTTATGCCACTTTTTTCTGAGCCAAACTGAGTGACTATCCAGAACAGGCCAATGAAATGGCACTGTTGCTGTATCCCCCCAAACATATTCTTGATTGATATTGTAGCTTACAGCATCCCGTAGCTAGGTTTCTGTAGATGTAATGATGATGTTAGATTTAGATGTGTGGCTAAATTGAGAAGAAGCTTTTAagcaaaaacaaactaaaaaaaaaccgcCCAAATCTAAATTATGAAAAATGAGGATTCTGTTACATTTTAATTTCTGTTATTGTGCAGAAAACTTTAAATAGATATGTGTTTTTATTCCAGCGTATCTCAGTGTGGTTGGCATCAAAGGCTTTCAGTGTTGGGCATTTTTTCTGGGGCTTGTCAGGCTCACGAGCCAGAGCTGCTATCTTGGTTCTCATTTTGTGGAACGCCCAGCCAGGGTCAGAGATGTAAGGTGTGTTTGCCTCTAAACTGGCCCAGACCCTGTGTGAAGTAAGAAAGCTACTCAGACTACCCCCTGTGACCTCTTTTGGGGTTATCATTGCTGTGGTCCTAGTTCCTCTCTCCTAACATTTAAGGGACCTATTAGGTTCAAGGGCTCCCAGGAAGCTATTGATTGCCCTGGTTTCAGTTAGCTAAAAATTGTAAATGAAATACTAAAAGTTTTGAAAGGAAGATAAGATGGCATTTAAACACTAAAAAATCGTTTTGCCAAACTTAAAACAATTTCTCAAAAGCCAATAAAATGTTCAGaagaaacattttctctctcttttttgaagtGCTATTTTATCTAGCAGTTTGGGTCATtgtctccctttctcttttttccttctgtTCTCTACTCTAGAGTAATTGCTTGAATTTctcgactttttttttttaaaagctacgtCACTGTTGTCTACAATCTGATGTGACAGTTTGAATGTACTATTCATGAATGTTTGGGGAATAAATATTTTAATCCTCTTTACAATGTTAACGTCTCTGATCGGAGAAAACGGGTCATTCCATGGGACAATGGATGTGagtgcaaaactggaagtaactTTTTTCTTGTTTGCTTACAAACGTAGGACTAAATGACATAATTGTGTAGACAACAGTACCTCAGTAAATCTAGTCAACTGACCTTTGCCAGCTTTGTTGAGATTGTGATTACACAAAGTAAGGTAATATGAATAACCCTTTTCTATACTCCCTGCCTACTACCCAGTTTGTGAGTAAGGCTGAAGTCCTAATCAGTTTCCTGAGAATAAGTACCATTGAACACAATGAAACCTGTTTCTTTTATATCTGATCTCTGGTTATATTTGAAGCATGGTCACACTTACAACATGGAAATCCTGGACTTTGTCATTGCAGTGACAGATGTGGACCTGAGAGGCCATCTAAGaacagtcagaccattggtgtaTCTATCTTTGTATTGCCTAAGTACtcaaactaaaggtaaaggtaaagggacccctgaccattaggtccagtcgtgtccgactctgaggttgcggtgctcatcttgcattactggctgagggagctggcgtacagcttccgggtcatgtggccagcatgacaaagccgcttctggcgaaccagagcagcgcacagaaacgccgtttaacttcccgccggagcggtacctatttatctacttgcactttgatgtgctttcgaacttctaggtgggcaggagctgggaccaagcaacaggagctcaccccgtcgcggggattcgaaccgccgatcttctgatcagcaagccctaggctctgtggtttaacccacagtgccacccgcgtctcaaGTACTCAAACTAGCCAGCAGCAATCCAacaactatttttattattattatacgccCTCTCTTGGTGCCTTGTGGGGGGCAACTGcccgcaccaccctaaatctgatgctaaatttcttcttttaaaaaaatatatttatttgttttttaaagtatattgTCCTTTGGGTGAAGATCCTTTTATTGCCTCATTCCCATCCTCTGGAGTAGAAAAAAAGGACATATGACCTTAGGAAACAAATGAGAAATCCAGGCCTTTGCGTAGCTGTGACTGGACAAGAGTAAAATCAGGAGTTAATCGGTTTGtcttgtgttgggggggggggagtgatctGTATGTTTAATAGTTTCTTTAAAATTGCTCTTGAATGCGTATAAACTCTTTTTGTTTATCTCCGTTACTGATGGGTGTgggtagaccctccaagtgtccctgttttccaggggcagtcccccAGATTTACAAAGGCTGTCCccttttctgatttgatcctgagaTGTCCCGCTTATCcccaaatgcccctattttcacctgagaaatgttggagggtatggttgttgttgttcagtcgttcagtcgtgtccgactcttcgtgaccccatggaccagagcacgccaggcacgcctatcattcactgcctcccgcagtttggccaaactcatgttagtagcttcgagagggtatggtaggatgtctctatttgcatcggagaaatgctggagggtatggagttgtgtgacccctgagccaaggagataagtaactatacaacctttgggAATTACTGTTTAATTCTGTTTTTCTATTTGTTGGaagtctcccagagtggctggggcaacacagtctgATGGGtgcggtataataataataataataataataataataataataatagaataggacatctctattttcatcgggaaaatgttggaaggtacggGTTTGTGATGCTGAGCGTGCGCAATGAGTTCACGACAATCTTCCTCTAGCCAGTTGAAGGCAGACACGTTGGACTTTTAAACTTACCCACGCTGGGTAGGCTTCCGGGGTGATGTGTTATTCTACACTTTTTCGCAACTCTATGGGACGGGGCTTCAGAAGGCATTCCTAGCTCCACGCTTCCCGGGGAGCGAATTAGCCACGCCTACTCTCGCCTCTCGGACTGCTGGGGGACGTGACGTTACAAGACAGCCCCGCCCACCTCGCCCGGCAGCCTGCCGCGCTGTTCGCCACGCGAGCCCGCGGCGGGGGAGTGGCCCTCGCCGAAAGGTCCTTACGGGAGGCTGAGGTGTCCTTGGCAGGCGCCTGCTCCGAAGAGCAGGGCCAGGGTTTCCAGGGAGGCCGTGATGAAAGGCTGCTGATACGGGAGAGAGGTATCAGCCGAGCCGGCATTTTTTAGCGtcgtcttttttgtgtgtgtggcgcGGCCGGTGGAGTGGGATTCAGGGCAGGCGGAAGTTGGACACCCCTAAAGGAGGATTTGGAGGCGCTTGCTGCTGCAACCGGCGCCGAGTGGTGGGGTTTCGGGCGGACTCGGGTGGCGCCTCGGGAGGAGGCGGCGAGAGCGAAGCCGGGCAGGGCGAGGCGGGGAAGCCGAGGGAGTACCTATGGCGGGTACCATTTCCACGCTGGTGTAGTTGGCAGGAGTCGGGAAGGCAACGGGTCAGACCTCATCCCTGCCACGCACCACACACTGGGAGGCTTCAGGGAAGCCGGCCACCGTCCCCTCGTCTCCGGTCCCCCGCCTACAGAACGCGGGAGGGAGCGACCTACCTTGCAAGGTCGTCGTTCGCGTGTCCAAGGTGAAGTACCAGTAGGCGAAGTTCCCACGAAACCCGACGCCttgtatagatatatatatatcatctTCTGCCCCTGCAGCTGAGTTATTTTGCAGGAGCAGCGTGAATAACTCGCGCGGTGGCAATCTATATTTTGTGCTTGAGATTTTGGAGCCCGAGCTAAACTCGTGGCCGCACGACTCTCCATTTCAATTGGATGTGTCATTGGGAAACTTCCGAGATAAAAGAGTGGAAGGCTAGCGGGGGTAGAGTCGCGGCCCCCACAAGCAAACTATGGCAGGCGAGTGCTTGGAGTAAATGGTTTGTTGCTTCAGGTAGGTCCTTGTCTTTCAGCAGGAGGGCATCTCCTCTTTGCAGATTGGACTCGGAGATCTGCCGCTTGCATGGACTCTGCAGGATTGGAAGCGCTACTAGAAGGTGTTGGCAAGGACCTGAACTTGTCACCATTGTTGCTTATACAGGTACTTAGTGACAAAGTTCCCTAGAGGGGCTGGCCACGCTCCAGTTTTTAGAGACAGCAAGGTAGCCAGAGTCAGAACCATCGGATTCTCAGGAAACTGAGAAACTGGAACTAAGGGTCTGGCGATGATCATAGCGGTGACCTTTGCCATGAGGGTGACCAGGGTCTCATGGGTAAGAGGTGCAGCTCTTGTCAACACTGAATCCAAAATTCTATGTGCCATAACAATCATGTGTTCCCAAGCACCTCCCATGTGAGAGGCATGGAGAGGGTTAAAGATCCATGCACAATCGAGCACTGAGGTAGTCACAGAGAGCGGGGTTAGTGTCGTTTTTTTCTCTTTAGTCCCAGCTCCCACAAAATTCATGCCACAATCGGACCTAAGGAATTTGATAGGTCCACGTATGGCCACAAATCTTCTCAAGGCATTGATGAAACTGGTTGCGCCTATGGACTCTGGGATCTCGATGTGGAATGCACAGATACTCAAACACAGCCCAGCACTTACTGTTAGCTTGACCTCCCCTTGCGCATAGCCACGCTCCAAGGTCCGAAGACATCCAGAACCACATTAGTGAAAGGTGGTtcaactgcatgcaaagcagcccgATATGTTCATTGGCTTTGCTGCTCTAGTAGTGTGTTTAGGGTTGCAACTGTAGGCTGCAACGCTAAACGCTCTTAAGAGGGTTTAGAAACAACTCAGTGCGACTTGATTCTGCACATTGTGGCTGTGAGGCATCAATGCCTTGCTTTTTGAATCTGCCCATATGAATGTTTTGATCCATGATTAAAAAGAActtggaaagaacttcagtccaGGTGGCTTGATTAGATAGAAGACCTCTGTACCGGTAatggaaaaaaaatcaataaatacaatTTAAGAAAAGAAGGATCTGTATGAAGACTTTGACGCAGTAGAGTTGCCACTCCTGTCCTATGGAGTATGAGGGACTGAGTCGGCACCTTTTCCCAATTTGATGTAAGATTAATTCAGTCTCCTCAACCAAACCAATACTTGAAATTGGAGAATTAGTGCACTTCCTCCAAGATGCTTGCAGTACACACACACTATATGCATTTCCAACATCATTCTTTGTACTAAAAGGCCATATCTTTTTGTAGGTGTGGTGTTGCTTACCATACGCTTGTAGGTGCAGGGGGAGCAAAGGGCTTCCCTGCAGTTATTTTGAGTAACACATGTCCATGAAAAGCACCTGGCAGGGCTTTTGGCTTGAGTGATATATGTTGAGCTGTGACCAGAAATCATTGCAATTTTTGGACATGTATATGTGCAGTGGGGGACAATTTTGCATGTGAAACACAGACTTCAGTGCATAAAAGGCATATGTGAGCCCATCCTGAGACCACTGTAGGCAACATTTCTTGAAATAGGTGCTTCATTCTTTCCCTGTTATGGTTTCCATACATCTTGTGTTATGGTGTGGTTCTGTATTTAAAGGTTGAGGTGCTTATATGTAAGTGGATATGAACATTGGTATCCTTGTGTGTGTTATTGGATAAAAATACCCTAGTACTGACAGGTTTTTTCTGCTTGAGCTTGACTCTTATTTCAATTGGATGTGTAATTGGGAAACTGGATTCCACAGATTGCAATCTACTGAAATCTGTACGAGGGTCTTGAGAACCCAAGTTCCACTTACAGCAAAATAGCAGAGTCCTCCTTGGACCAAACCACTTTTAATTGCAGATGAGTGAATGTGCTTTTTAAGTTCTCCCCAACATGGGGAAAAAAACCTACAAGAATCTccctacatcatcatcatcatcatcatcatcaccccgaAACAGTGGATGGTCTTCAGCGacgttttacttagagtagactctGGGACAGCAAGGTTTTGGTTTGCCAGAcaaaaggatccccccccccttccacttgTGTGCTGCTGTTTGAGTGTTCTCCTGACGCACACCCCTGGAGCCAATTTTGGGGAATgcaggggtgggagagggggaaaaccTTTGTTATAAAAGCAGAATCACTGGTTAATTcctgcccattgaaattaatgaacacggcTAAGTTAGGTcccttaatttcagtgagtctattctgagtaaaacttagttgaataccaccaaaTGTCCTCTCCCTCATATGCCTGCTACTTCTGGGGTGCAGTAAAACATCTCTCCATCATAGGCCTGCTTCTACTTCAATAGAATGCAACCCTTACCTCTAAGTCAGAAGCGGTGTGGCCCTAGAAAGTTTCTACTGCATAACTCTGCTGGGTACATTAGGGTCTCATAACTTTGCTAGATATATTAGCTTCTATTGGGATTTAGCTTAGAGGTGCGGGAAGTGGGATCTGAAAAGGTACAAGGAAATGGAGGTAAAATGAGAGTCCATTTAGGAGTGAAGAGTGTTTTGAAATCCAGGAATGTAGCAATGTACTTACAAATGTTAGCTGGCAGTGAGAACTCTGCCGATCCTCTCTTAGCTCTTGATTGATCTGATAGGTGTGAACACTATGCCCAATAGGCTACATTGCCTCTTCTTTTGGGAGCCGTCCAGGAGTTTTCCACATCTTTTTCGGttcacccatccccccccccacttttgagtGTTGAATTTGGTTTCGCAGAGGGATTATTTTTCTGTGGAAAGCATAGCAAGCTAGCGTACATTTAAAACAGCCTCAGAATAACTGCTGCCGTTGGCCTGTCACACAGAGGGCACTTTGTATTCTAAACCtgagcttggggtggggtggggggataaatGCTAGCTTTGAGAGCGTTGCTTAGCATAATAAGTCGTACTATGGAGCCCTGACTGAGCACAGCCATTGGATTGCTTGAAGCAGTTTGCTTTTTGTGGGGTTTGCGAGCTAGCTAGATAATTGGTTCCATGCAGCCCTGGGATAACTTCTGACTTTCTGTGCAGCTTGGGACGCTTGCCCACACCCTTGAAGATGAATAGCTGGATTCCAAGCACGGTTTGCCTGTCCGCTGCCCTCTTGCTGCTGTTGAGTGGTGCTTTTGCCCGGAGGAGCCAAGATCTCCGCTGTGGAGGTAAAGCAGACTCTCTCATAGCAATCTCATTAGGAAAATGTGTGGTGGAGCTTGAGAAATACAGAGCAGTAAAATAACATTGcttacacccagtgcttttttttctaaaaaaaataatgtttaggggtgttctcattttcctacccatattgaaatactgcccctcaatgaggccaaacttaagattcacaaaatgtttaggggtatgcgtacccctgcgtccccccagaaaaaagcactgcttacacCACTCTCTGCCTTTAAAGAGCCTTTTCCACATTGATTTGCCGCCTGAGGATTCTAGGAAATGGACCAGGGTGCCCAGTCCACTCACTCTGTTGCAGGATGTGATGTGCAATGGTGGGCAAACTGTTTTTCGGGGTAGCCTATCTCATACCAGATCAGTTCTCATTGAGTGACCCCCCACAATAGTAGTCTGAGGGCACCTAGTTACATAGTTTAAAATACACGTAATGATGCCATACCTGTGTATGTAGGGATAAGCTGCATCAATTTGTTCTCTAATTGTTTTAATCATTACTTGGAGATGAAAGGTTGGCCACGGCAAGGTCTTAACCCTAGGGACGGGCAGCTGGTGGCATGGGCTCAAACAGGCTCCAAGGGGTTTTCACTTGGCCCCTctgctggtctatgaccataataaagatttattattattattattattattattattattattattattattattatttggcccCTCTGAT is from Lacerta agilis isolate rLacAgi1 chromosome 2, rLacAgi1.pri, whole genome shotgun sequence and encodes:
- the NABP2 gene encoding SOSS complex subunit B1 — its product is MTTETLVKDIKPGLKNLNLIFIVLETGRVTKTKDGHEVRTCKVADKTGSINISVWDDVGNLIQPGDIIRLTKGYASVFKGCLTLYTGRGGDLQKVGEFCMVYSEVPNFSEPNPEYVAQQSQNKNTQNDNAAPTASQTTPGPSTSSAVTDNQNGNGLITTGSGSSTHTPSAPSHPTSGRITRSQPNHQSGSSSGSSSNPVSNGKETRRSSKR